The Vibrio gallaecicus genome contains a region encoding:
- the upp gene encoding uracil phosphoribosyltransferase, translated as MKVVEVKHPLVKHKIGLMREGDISTKRFRELATEVGSLLTYEATSDFETERVTINGWNGPVEVDQIKGKKVTVVPILRAGLGMMDGVLEHMPSARISVVGIYRDEETLEPVPYFNKLASNIDERIALVVDPMLATGGSMIATLDLLKEQGCKVFKVLVLVAAPEGIAALEKAHPDVELYTAAIDEKLNDKGYIVPGLGDAGDKIFGTK; from the coding sequence ATGAAAGTTGTTGAAGTGAAACACCCGCTAGTAAAACATAAAATTGGCCTGATGCGTGAAGGTGACATTAGCACTAAGCGTTTTCGTGAGCTAGCAACAGAAGTGGGTAGCCTTCTAACGTATGAAGCGACATCTGATTTCGAGACTGAGCGAGTAACCATTAATGGTTGGAACGGCCCAGTAGAAGTTGACCAAATCAAAGGTAAGAAAGTAACCGTAGTGCCAATTCTTCGTGCTGGTTTAGGTATGATGGATGGTGTACTTGAGCACATGCCAAGTGCTCGTATCAGTGTGGTTGGTATCTACCGTGACGAAGAAACACTAGAGCCTGTACCATACTTCAACAAGCTAGCATCTAACATTGATGAGCGTATTGCTCTAGTTGTTGATCCAATGTTAGCAACTGGCGGTTCTATGATTGCAACTCTAGACCTTCTAAAAGAGCAAGGCTGTAAAGTATTTAAAGTACTTGTACTTGTTGCTGCTCCTGAAGGCATTGCTGCTCTAGAAAAAGCACACCCAGATGTTGAGCTTTACACTGCTGCAATCGATGAGAAGCTAAACGACAAGGGCTACATTGTTCCAGGTCTTGGTGATGCAGGCGATAAAATCTTCGGTACTAAGTAA
- the purM gene encoding phosphoribosylformylglycinamidine cyclo-ligase, producing the protein MSGNTSSLSYKDAGVDIDAGNALVDRIKGAVKRTRRPEVMGGIGGFGALCELPTKYKEPVLVSGTDGVGTKLRLALDLKKHDTIGIDLVAMCVNDLIVQGGEPLFFLDYYATGKLDVDTAADVVSGIAEGCVQAGCALIGGETAEMPGMYEGDDYDVAGFCVGVVEKANIIDGTKVAAGDALIAVGSSGPHSNGYSLIRKVLEVSGADKSEELEGRTIGEHLLEPTKIYIKSALKMIAEHDIHAISHITGGGFWENIPRVLPEGTKAVIDGKSWEWPSIFNWLQEKGNVETFEMYRTFNCGVGLVVALPKDQADAAVELLKAEGENAWVIGEIANAEAGEEQVEIN; encoded by the coding sequence GTGAGTGGTAATACTTCTTCTCTAAGCTACAAAGACGCTGGTGTTGATATCGATGCAGGTAACGCACTAGTAGACCGTATTAAAGGTGCTGTTAAACGCACTCGTCGCCCTGAAGTAATGGGTGGTATTGGTGGCTTTGGTGCCCTATGTGAACTTCCAACTAAATATAAAGAGCCTGTTCTCGTTTCTGGTACTGACGGCGTTGGTACTAAACTTCGCCTTGCTCTGGATCTGAAAAAGCACGACACAATTGGTATTGACCTTGTGGCTATGTGTGTGAACGACTTAATCGTTCAAGGTGGTGAACCTCTTTTCTTCCTAGATTACTACGCGACTGGCAAATTAGATGTTGATACTGCAGCTGATGTAGTTTCTGGTATTGCTGAAGGTTGTGTTCAAGCAGGTTGTGCGCTTATCGGTGGTGAAACTGCTGAAATGCCAGGCATGTATGAAGGCGACGACTATGACGTAGCTGGTTTCTGTGTGGGTGTTGTTGAAAAAGCAAACATCATTGATGGCACAAAAGTAGCAGCGGGCGATGCTCTTATTGCTGTTGGCTCAAGCGGTCCTCACTCAAACGGTTACTCTCTAATTCGTAAAGTTCTAGAAGTTTCTGGTGCTGATAAGAGTGAAGAACTAGAAGGTCGCACGATTGGCGAACACCTATTAGAGCCGACTAAAATTTACATCAAATCAGCACTTAAAATGATTGCAGAACATGACATTCATGCTATCTCGCACATTACTGGTGGTGGTTTCTGGGAAAACATCCCTCGCGTACTTCCTGAAGGTACGAAAGCCGTAATTGATGGTAAGAGCTGGGAATGGCCTTCTATCTTTAACTGGCTACAAGAGAAAGGTAACGTGGAAACATTCGAAATGTACCGCACTTTCAACTGTGGTGTAGGTCTTGTGGTTGCTTTACCGAAAGATCAAGCAGATGCTGCTGTCGAACTACTGAAAGCTGAAGGCGAAAACGCTTGGGTTATCGGTGAGATTGCCAATGCTGAAGCTGGTGAAGAACAAGTAGAAATCAACTAA
- the purN gene encoding phosphoribosylglycinamide formyltransferase, with amino-acid sequence MKNIVVLISGNGSNLQAILDACEDNIIDASVKAVFSNKEDAFGLERARSANVPARSLSPKAYESRELFDIELMKQIDEYQPDLIVLAGYMRILSPEFVRHYLGKMINIHPSLLPKYPGLHTHQRAIDAKDTEHGTSVHFVTEELDGGPVILQAKVPVFSDDDSDALANRVLTQEHNIYPLVSKWFIEGRLEMNNGKALLDGECLGQHGYAEE; translated from the coding sequence ATGAAAAATATTGTTGTTTTAATTTCAGGAAACGGAAGTAACCTTCAAGCCATTCTCGATGCTTGCGAGGACAATATCATCGACGCTTCTGTAAAAGCGGTCTTTTCAAATAAAGAGGACGCTTTCGGTTTAGAGCGCGCAAGATCAGCTAATGTTCCTGCTCGTAGTCTAAGCCCTAAAGCTTACGAATCTCGTGAATTGTTTGATATTGAGTTAATGAAGCAAATCGATGAATACCAGCCAGATTTAATTGTTCTTGCTGGCTATATGCGAATCTTAAGCCCTGAGTTTGTTCGTCATTACTTAGGTAAAATGATCAATATTCACCCATCACTACTTCCTAAATATCCTGGTCTGCATACCCACCAGCGCGCTATTGATGCTAAAGATACCGAGCATGGAACAAGTGTGCATTTTGTTACGGAAGAATTAGATGGCGGTCCGGTTATATTACAAGCCAAAGTACCGGTTTTCTCCGATGACGACTCCGATGCGTTGGCTAACCGTGTTCTGACTCAAGAGCATAATATTTACCCTCTAGTCAGCAAATGGTTTATTGAAGGTCGATTAGAGATGAATAACGGAAAAGCACTGTTAGACGGTGAATGTTTAGGTCAACACGGCTACGCCGAAGAATAG
- a CDS encoding class II glutamine amidotransferase, whose product MCELLGMSANVPTDICFSFTGLIQRGGNTGPHRDGWGITFYEGKGFRTFKDPNPSCESKIAELVQNYPIKSCAVVSHIRQANRGGVNLENTHPFTRELWGRYWTFAHNGQLTDYDDLKSGRFRPVGQTDSELSFCWLLKQLEERYPEPPQDQESMFRFVAQCCDTLREKGVFNMLLSDGEYVMTYCTNHLYWITRRAPFGKASLIDEDVEINFQEETTPNDVVSVVATQPLTDNEEWCRMKPGEFTLFHFGEMVDSNHGQLSDVAYAPKKVLSQAPTAPLTSDC is encoded by the coding sequence ATGTGTGAATTGCTCGGTATGAGCGCCAATGTGCCAACTGATATATGCTTTAGTTTTACAGGGCTCATTCAACGTGGGGGGAATACTGGTCCGCATAGAGACGGATGGGGTATTACTTTTTATGAAGGAAAGGGCTTTAGGACGTTCAAAGATCCTAATCCTAGCTGTGAATCTAAAATTGCTGAACTTGTTCAAAACTATCCAATTAAGAGCTGCGCTGTTGTTAGCCATATTCGTCAGGCAAACCGAGGTGGAGTGAATTTAGAAAATACTCACCCATTCACGCGAGAACTATGGGGAAGGTATTGGACATTTGCTCATAACGGTCAGCTTACGGATTATGATGATCTAAAAAGTGGTCGCTTTCGTCCTGTTGGTCAAACAGACAGTGAGCTTTCTTTTTGTTGGCTATTAAAGCAATTAGAAGAACGTTACCCAGAGCCACCACAAGATCAAGAAAGCATGTTCCGCTTTGTTGCGCAGTGCTGCGATACCCTCAGAGAAAAAGGCGTATTTAATATGCTGCTGAGTGATGGTGAGTATGTAATGACTTATTGCACTAACCATTTGTACTGGATTACACGACGTGCTCCTTTCGGGAAAGCGAGTCTAATCGACGAAGATGTTGAGATTAACTTCCAAGAAGAAACGACGCCGAATGATGTGGTGTCTGTTGTGGCGACCCAGCCTTTAACAGATAACGAGGAATGGTGTCGTATGAAGCCAGGGGAGTTCACACTGTTCCACTTTGGCGAAATGGTGGATAGTAATCATGGGCAGCTTTCAGATGTGGCTTACGCCCCGAAAAAAGTGTTGAGCCAGGCTCCCACGGCACCTTTAACCAGTGATTGCTAA
- the lpcA gene encoding D-sedoheptulose 7-phosphate isomerase, with product MYQDLIKSELNEAADVLNKFLSDDHNIAQIEAAAKMIADSFKQDGKVLSCGNGGSHCDAMHFAEELTGRYRENRPGYAGIAISDPSHLSCVSNDFGYDHVFSRYVEAVGRKGDVLFGLSTSGNSSNILKAIEAAQAKGMKTIALTGKDGGKMAGCADIEIRVPHFGYADRIQEVHIKIIHIVIQLVEKEME from the coding sequence ATGTACCAAGACCTAATCAAAAGTGAATTGAACGAAGCTGCTGACGTTCTAAATAAATTTTTAAGTGATGATCATAATATTGCTCAGATAGAAGCCGCAGCTAAAATGATCGCAGATTCTTTTAAGCAAGATGGCAAAGTTCTTTCTTGTGGTAATGGTGGTTCGCATTGTGATGCTATGCATTTTGCTGAAGAGCTAACAGGTCGATACCGTGAGAATCGTCCAGGTTATGCGGGTATCGCAATTTCAGATCCAAGCCACCTTTCTTGCGTGAGTAATGATTTTGGCTACGATCACGTATTTTCTCGTTATGTAGAAGCGGTTGGCCGTAAAGGCGATGTGTTGTTTGGTTTGTCGACTTCAGGTAACTCTAGCAACATTTTAAAAGCGATTGAGGCGGCGCAAGCAAAGGGTATGAAGACCATTGCTTTAACCGGTAAAGATGGCGGTAAAATGGCTGGTTGTGCAGATATTGAAATCCGTGTGCCACATTTTGGCTACGCAGACCGTATTCAAGAAGTACATATTAAAATTATCCATATTGTTATTCAGCTTGTTGAAAAAGAAATGGAATAA
- the fadE gene encoding acyl-CoA dehydrogenase FadE: MDILLSLLCVTLTAGVCLYHRLSLTRALLAITLVMIGLTFNGNIGATGWLTYLLFTAIFAVPSIRQTLISQKALVLFKKVLPAMSQTEKEALDAGTVWWEAELFKGKPQWEKLQQIPAPSLSKEEQKFLDGPVNHVCEMVSDYHVTHELADLPPEVWQYLKDHKFFAMIIKKKYGGLEFSAYAQSLVLQKLTGVSSVLSSTVGVPNSLGPGELLQHYGTEDQKDYYLPRLAEGKEIPCFALTSPEAGSDAGSIPDYGIVCKGEWEGKQVLGMRLTWNKRYITLAPVATVLGLAFKLRDPEGLLGDKEDLGITCALIPTDLKGVEIGNRHFPLNVPFQNGPTQAQDLFVPMDFIIGGSKMAGQGWRMLVECLSVGRGITLPSNSTGGIKTAALATGAYARIRRQFKQPIGRMEGVEEPLARLAGNAYVLDAASTLTVAGIDLGEKPSVISAIVKYHCTHRGQRSIIDAMDIVGGRGICLGPSNFLARSYQGAPIAITVEGANILTRSMIIYGQGAIRCHPYVLEEMEAAYSDDANSVEKFDSALAGHVSFTLSNFVRSFWLGLTDGIGSNSPAKDETKRYYQQLNRYSANLAFLSDVSMAVLGGSLKRRERLSARLGDILSQLYLSSATLKRYESDGRHSEDLALVHWGMQDSLQQAEVAIDEFLMNFPNPILGRALRVILMPFGRVRRAPSDKLDSQVAHIIQTPSATRSRIGRGQYLEPTEHNAVGKIEQALEIILKAEPLFDRVCKETHKKRPFLRLDLIADIGLEKGILNAQEAELLKTAEVHRLYTINVDDFNPEELAAKPQYPTIENVA; this comes from the coding sequence ATGGACATATTGCTCTCCCTACTCTGCGTCACTTTAACTGCTGGTGTGTGCTTATATCATCGCCTTAGCTTAACTCGTGCTCTATTAGCCATTACGCTGGTAATGATAGGGCTAACCTTTAATGGAAACATAGGTGCTACGGGTTGGTTAACTTACTTACTGTTCACTGCAATTTTCGCTGTGCCAAGTATTAGACAAACCCTAATTAGCCAAAAAGCCTTAGTTCTGTTTAAAAAAGTGCTGCCTGCTATGTCTCAAACCGAGAAAGAGGCACTAGATGCTGGTACGGTTTGGTGGGAAGCCGAACTTTTTAAAGGCAAACCACAGTGGGAGAAGCTTCAACAAATCCCTGCGCCATCGCTATCTAAAGAAGAACAAAAATTTTTAGATGGACCCGTTAATCACGTCTGCGAAATGGTCAGTGATTATCACGTAACTCATGAACTGGCAGATCTACCGCCAGAAGTATGGCAATACCTCAAAGACCATAAATTTTTCGCGATGATCATTAAGAAAAAATATGGTGGCTTGGAATTTTCAGCTTATGCACAGTCTCTGGTATTACAAAAGCTAACGGGTGTCTCAAGCGTTCTATCTTCTACTGTTGGTGTTCCTAACTCCCTAGGTCCAGGTGAGTTATTACAACACTACGGCACAGAAGATCAAAAAGACTACTACCTGCCCCGCCTAGCAGAAGGGAAAGAGATTCCATGTTTTGCTTTGACCAGCCCTGAAGCAGGTTCAGATGCAGGTTCTATCCCTGACTATGGCATAGTCTGCAAAGGTGAATGGGAAGGTAAGCAAGTACTCGGTATGCGTCTGACTTGGAATAAACGCTATATAACACTAGCACCAGTGGCAACCGTGCTTGGTCTTGCTTTTAAGCTACGAGATCCTGAAGGTTTACTGGGTGATAAGGAAGATCTAGGGATCACTTGTGCCCTGATTCCAACTGACTTAAAAGGTGTTGAAATTGGTAACCGCCACTTCCCATTAAATGTTCCTTTCCAAAATGGTCCAACTCAAGCTCAAGATTTATTTGTGCCGATGGACTTCATCATTGGCGGTTCGAAAATGGCAGGTCAAGGTTGGAGAATGCTGGTTGAATGTCTTTCAGTTGGTCGTGGTATTACTTTGCCTTCCAACTCGACTGGAGGCATAAAAACAGCCGCTCTTGCAACTGGAGCTTATGCTCGTATTCGTCGTCAATTCAAACAGCCTATCGGGCGTATGGAAGGAGTGGAAGAACCACTAGCTCGCCTTGCAGGTAATGCTTATGTTCTAGATGCTGCAAGTACTCTAACCGTAGCGGGAATTGATCTAGGCGAGAAACCTTCTGTTATCTCAGCCATTGTAAAGTACCATTGTACCCATCGTGGACAGCGCAGCATTATTGATGCAATGGATATAGTTGGTGGTAGAGGGATTTGCTTAGGTCCATCTAACTTCCTAGCTCGTAGCTACCAAGGTGCGCCTATTGCAATCACCGTTGAAGGGGCGAATATTCTGACTCGTTCTATGATTATCTACGGACAAGGCGCGATTCGCTGCCATCCTTATGTTTTAGAAGAAATGGAAGCCGCTTATTCCGATGATGCTAACTCTGTAGAAAAATTCGATTCTGCACTTGCAGGGCATGTAAGTTTCACACTCAGTAACTTTGTCCGCAGCTTCTGGTTAGGTTTAACCGATGGTATTGGGTCTAACTCTCCAGCTAAAGATGAAACTAAACGTTACTACCAGCAGCTCAACCGCTACAGTGCAAACTTGGCATTCCTTTCAGATGTTTCGATGGCAGTGCTTGGTGGTTCATTAAAACGAAGAGAACGTTTATCGGCGAGGCTTGGAGACATTCTTAGCCAACTTTATTTAAGCTCTGCAACCTTAAAACGTTATGAAAGCGACGGCAGACATAGCGAAGATTTAGCTTTAGTTCACTGGGGTATGCAAGATAGCCTACAACAAGCTGAAGTTGCCATTGATGAATTCTTGATGAACTTCCCTAACCCAATCCTTGGTCGTGCGTTACGCGTAATTCTAATGCCATTTGGTCGTGTTCGCCGCGCGCCAAGTGACAAACTGGATAGCCAAGTGGCGCATATTATCCAAACACCAAGTGCTACTCGTTCACGTATAGGTCGAGGCCAATACCTAGAACCTACAGAGCACAATGCCGTAGGGAAAATAGAACAAGCTTTAGAAATCATTCTGAAAGCCGAACCTCTGTTCGACCGCGTTTGTAAAGAAACTCATAAAAAGAGACCTTTCCTTCGCTTAGATCTGATCGCTGATATTGGGCTAGAAAAAGGCATCTTAAACGCGCAAGAAGCCGAGCTATTAAAAACAGCTGAAGTACATCGTTTATACACAATTAACGTCGATGACTTTAACCCAGAGGAATTAGCAGCAAAACCTCAGTACCCAACGATTGAGAACGTCGCTTAG
- a CDS encoding TIGR03503 family protein translates to MLRVMVTCCLLLMSLGAKAATESTMSLLDNLFRVDPTIEQITFVIYRAESSQPVVLVRPDGKKYYSWRNADNVRWYEESSMDIISIDNPMPGPWQAVGKVSPKNNIKLLSHLVLKTGNFPNRLYQSEHIKFTARLSSDGKPLVLRDFLDRVKLKVTFTKFVENEDTLVKEARPIPMVMGEFADDGEGLDEIPGDGVFTVALPVDIEPGKYRVRITSGNGVFLRAQEQEVLVYPSPISTTFIQSRKEGKPHSVVVSGEQGMIEPGTLAVHIEHKAPDEYVYYEQGQAGTDEMKVPLTINFNGELGIYSWFGKVFANDASTKRPLMFPIQEHTYSVVEEIDLAESRRLQEAALAEQKKLEEEQRILEQREADRQKNMIIIGVGNVVAILLGLLIWFVIRKIKAKKQAMPEMQLQAPKK, encoded by the coding sequence ATGTTGAGGGTAATGGTTACCTGTTGTTTGTTATTGATGAGCCTTGGTGCAAAAGCTGCTACTGAATCAACAATGAGTTTGTTGGATAATCTTTTTCGAGTTGACCCTACTATTGAGCAGATTACCTTCGTAATTTATCGTGCGGAAAGTTCTCAACCCGTTGTACTTGTTCGCCCTGATGGTAAAAAGTATTACTCGTGGAGAAATGCCGACAATGTACGTTGGTATGAAGAATCGTCCATGGATATTATTTCGATTGATAACCCTATGCCTGGTCCTTGGCAGGCGGTTGGTAAAGTTTCCCCTAAGAATAATATTAAGCTCCTTTCGCACCTTGTGCTAAAAACGGGTAACTTCCCGAATAGGCTTTATCAAAGCGAGCACATTAAGTTTACTGCTCGCCTTTCTTCTGATGGTAAGCCTTTAGTCCTGCGGGATTTCTTAGATAGGGTGAAGCTTAAAGTCACTTTTACTAAGTTCGTTGAAAATGAAGACACATTAGTTAAAGAAGCTCGCCCAATTCCTATGGTTATGGGTGAGTTTGCCGATGACGGTGAAGGTTTGGATGAAATACCTGGTGACGGAGTGTTTACCGTTGCTCTGCCCGTTGATATCGAACCGGGAAAATACCGAGTGCGAATTACTTCAGGCAATGGAGTCTTTCTTAGAGCTCAGGAGCAAGAAGTTTTAGTTTACCCTTCGCCGATTTCGACTACTTTCATCCAATCCAGAAAAGAAGGAAAACCTCATAGTGTGGTGGTTTCTGGTGAGCAGGGGATGATTGAACCTGGCACATTAGCTGTCCATATTGAACATAAAGCGCCTGATGAATATGTTTACTATGAGCAAGGTCAGGCTGGCACTGATGAAATGAAAGTCCCGCTTACTATTAATTTTAATGGTGAATTAGGGATTTATTCATGGTTCGGTAAAGTGTTTGCTAATGATGCTTCAACTAAGCGTCCGTTGATGTTCCCAATTCAAGAGCATACTTATAGTGTGGTTGAAGAAATTGATCTAGCTGAATCTAGAAGATTACAAGAAGCGGCTTTAGCGGAACAGAAAAAGCTAGAAGAAGAGCAACGCATCTTAGAGCAAAGAGAAGCTGATAGACAAAAAAATATGATTATCATTGGCGTTGGAAACGTAGTTGCAATCCTTTTAGGGCTGTTGATTTGGTTTGTGATTAGAAAGATAAAGGCTAAGAAACAAGCAATGCCAGAGATGCAATTACAGGCTCCTAAGAAATAA
- the dnaQ gene encoding DNA polymerase III subunit epsilon: protein MNTSSNSERQTDAKNKRIIVLDTETTGMNTESGPHYLGHRIIEIGAVEIINRKLTGRHFHVYLKPDRMIQDEAVGVHGITDEFLIDKPLYRDVHKEFLEFINGAELVAHNAPFDTGFMDYEFEKLDPTIGKTSDFCEVTDTLAMAKKIFPGKRNNLDILCERYGIDNSHRTLHGALLDAEILADVYLLMTGGQTSLQFNAGQQDGGAESIRRAQTGRKLLKVLRASADELDEHQNRLDIVEKSGSCLWRQ from the coding sequence ATGAATACCAGCAGCAATTCTGAACGACAAACCGACGCTAAAAACAAGCGCATCATCGTACTCGATACCGAAACAACCGGTATGAACACCGAGAGTGGTCCACACTATCTTGGTCACCGAATCATTGAAATTGGTGCCGTTGAGATCATTAATCGCAAATTAACGGGGCGTCACTTTCACGTTTATTTGAAGCCAGATCGAATGATTCAAGATGAGGCGGTTGGAGTTCACGGTATTACAGATGAATTTCTGATTGATAAACCCTTGTACCGAGATGTTCATAAAGAGTTTCTTGAGTTTATTAATGGTGCCGAGCTTGTTGCTCATAATGCGCCCTTTGATACAGGGTTTATGGATTATGAGTTTGAAAAGCTAGATCCAACCATAGGCAAAACGAGTGACTTCTGTGAAGTGACCGATACCTTAGCGATGGCAAAAAAGATATTTCCAGGTAAGCGAAACAACCTAGATATCTTATGTGAAAGATACGGAATTGATAATTCTCACCGTACTTTGCACGGCGCTTTGCTCGATGCTGAGATTTTGGCCGACGTTTATTTATTAATGACGGGTGGTCAAACATCACTGCAATTTAATGCTGGTCAGCAAGATGGTGGGGCAGAAAGTATTCGCCGAGCACAGACTGGGCGAAAACTATTAAAGGTTTTAAGGGCTTCGGCCGATGAACTAGATGAACATCAAAATCGGTTAGATATCGTAGAGAAAAGCGGAAGCTGCCTCTGGCGTCAGTAG
- the rnhA gene encoding ribonuclease HI yields MTKQVEIFTDGSCLGNPGPGGYGVVLRYKKVEKTLAKGYTLTTNNRMEMLAAVVGLKALKEPCSVILTTDSQYVRQGITQWIHNWKKRDWKTADKKPVKNADLWKQLDQETARHSVDWRWVKGHAGHRENEMCDELARTAAENPSEEDIGYQPN; encoded by the coding sequence ATGACGAAACAAGTCGAAATTTTCACTGATGGGTCTTGTTTAGGTAACCCAGGCCCCGGTGGCTATGGTGTTGTACTTCGCTATAAAAAAGTCGAAAAGACCTTAGCAAAAGGCTATACCCTCACCACAAATAATCGCATGGAAATGCTTGCTGCTGTTGTCGGGCTAAAAGCCTTGAAAGAACCTTGCTCTGTTATTTTAACTACCGATAGCCAGTATGTTCGCCAAGGGATCACTCAATGGATACATAACTGGAAAAAGAGAGACTGGAAAACCGCAGACAAAAAACCAGTAAAAAATGCCGATTTATGGAAGCAACTTGATCAAGAAACAGCACGCCATAGCGTAGATTGGCGCTGGGTAAAAGGCCACGCGGGTCATCGCGAAAATGAAATGTGTGATGAATTAGCAAGAACCGCTGCAGAAAACCCATCTGAAGAAGATATTGGCTATCAACCCAATTAA
- a CDS encoding class I SAM-dependent methyltransferase translates to MKPARSQKKFERPYTWSQLHNGEWVRESIQMRLDEWCPKLFGYHMLKLGGLSSELASCTCNIQHQVNLDIQNPLHNVIADVYNLPFVEKSFDVVVLSHQLDYSNDPHRLLREVDRVMMDDGYLIISGFNPFSLTGLASLMPWRKNSLPWSGRMYTPSRMKDWLGVLNYQVIQCDSYALFPMKKYQTVWTWLENSLGDWASSAGSQYFIVARKRTYPIKPIKPHWHLKRRFSPVGASLTTRCTAHAGSLSPKKTQHPTKHKKAD, encoded by the coding sequence ATGAAGCCCGCGCGTAGCCAAAAGAAATTTGAACGCCCTTATACTTGGTCCCAGTTACATAATGGTGAATGGGTAAGGGAATCAATTCAAATGAGACTTGATGAATGGTGCCCAAAACTTTTTGGTTACCATATGCTCAAACTCGGCGGACTTAGTAGTGAGCTTGCTAGCTGTACTTGTAACATTCAACATCAAGTAAACTTAGATATCCAGAACCCATTACATAATGTGATTGCGGATGTTTATAATTTACCCTTTGTCGAAAAAAGTTTTGATGTTGTAGTTCTCAGCCATCAACTGGATTATAGCAACGACCCCCATAGATTACTTCGAGAAGTTGATCGCGTGATGATGGATGATGGCTATCTGATTATCTCAGGCTTTAATCCGTTTAGCTTAACGGGTTTAGCGAGCTTAATGCCATGGCGGAAAAACAGCTTACCTTGGAGTGGAAGGATGTACACGCCAAGTCGAATGAAAGATTGGCTAGGGGTACTTAACTATCAAGTTATCCAATGTGATAGCTATGCTTTATTTCCGATGAAGAAATATCAAACGGTGTGGACTTGGTTAGAGAATAGTCTTGGTGACTGGGCATCATCTGCCGGAAGCCAATATTTCATTGTCGCGAGAAAGCGCACTTATCCTATCAAACCAATTAAACCACACTGGCACTTAAAACGACGATTTTCCCCCGTAGGAGCAAGCTTGACTACGAGGTGTACAGCGCATGCTGGGTCTTTATCACCTAAAAAAACTCAGCACCCTACAAAGCATAAAAAAGCCGACTAA
- the gloB gene encoding hydroxyacylglutathione hydrolase gives MLHIKSIPAFNDNYIWLIENSDRRCAVVDPGDAAPVLEYLQKHELTLDAILVTHHHNDHIGGVPELVRQYPGIDVVGPRNEPIPTLTHPVEDGDQIKLFDEVFLVLGLSGHTAGHIGFVGDAKLFCGDVLFSAGCGRIFEGTPKQMFDSLNKIAALPQETEVYCAHEYTASNVAFALAVEPDNDLLHQYRDKVNRLRAQNQSTIPTTLRQEKWINPFLRYTQPSVIKSVSNRTQETDPISVFTALREWKNEF, from the coding sequence ATGTTACATATCAAAAGCATACCTGCATTTAATGACAATTACATCTGGCTGATTGAAAATAGCGATCGCCGTTGTGCTGTCGTTGACCCAGGTGATGCCGCTCCAGTATTAGAGTATTTGCAAAAACATGAGCTTACTTTAGATGCAATTCTCGTTACGCACCACCACAACGATCACATTGGCGGTGTTCCAGAGTTAGTTAGACAATACCCAGGCATTGATGTCGTGGGACCAAGAAATGAACCAATTCCAACATTGACTCACCCAGTGGAAGATGGCGACCAAATTAAACTATTTGATGAAGTTTTTCTTGTACTAGGTTTAAGTGGACATACTGCAGGACATATTGGCTTTGTAGGAGACGCCAAACTCTTTTGTGGTGATGTCTTATTCTCTGCTGGATGCGGTCGTATTTTTGAAGGAACACCAAAGCAAATGTTTGACTCCCTCAATAAGATCGCAGCCTTACCTCAGGAAACTGAAGTCTATTGTGCTCATGAGTATACGGCTAGTAATGTAGCTTTTGCGTTGGCTGTTGAACCTGATAATGATCTACTTCACCAATATCGAGACAAGGTGAACCGTTTACGAGCCCAGAATCAGTCCACTATTCCTACAACACTCCGACAAGAAAAGTGGATCAATCCATTCTTACGTTATACGCAACCAAGCGTTATAAAATCAGTCTCAAATAGAACTCAAGAAACCGATCCAATCTCTGTTTTTACTGCATTACGTGAGTGGAAGAACGAATTTTAA